In Methanocaldococcus lauensis, a single genomic region encodes these proteins:
- the frhD gene encoding coenzyme F420-reducing hydrogenase, FrhD protein: MNETMKAEIKDYDDELFDLTPSYLKKEVMVLACGNILFADDGFSVHVIEKLNKILTEKEKEKIALVDAGTGAPQQVLTLIDENSKTKKIIVVDVIDWGLKPGEIKIIEKDELPNPKYDRLDSHNWPLSSLLKEVAEKYNIEVKVIGCQAKYISEPDVYIGLSEEVEKALDKAVNIILRELRGD; this comes from the coding sequence ATGAATGAAACTATGAAAGCTGAAATAAAAGATTATGATGATGAATTGTTTGATTTAACGCCATCCTATCTAAAAAAAGAAGTTATGGTGTTAGCCTGTGGGAATATATTATTTGCTGATGACGGTTTTAGCGTTCATGTCATTGAAAAATTGAATAAAATCTTAACTGAAAAAGAAAAAGAAAAAATAGCTTTAGTAGATGCTGGAACAGGGGCTCCTCAGCAAGTTTTAACATTGATAGATGAAAATTCAAAGACAAAAAAAATAATTGTCGTTGATGTAATAGACTGGGGATTAAAACCGGGAGAAATAAAAATAATTGAAAAAGATGAGCTACCAAATCCAAAATATGATAGATTAGATTCTCACAATTGGCCTTTATCTTCTTTATTAAAAGAGGTCGCTGAAAAATATAATATAGAGGTTAAAGTTATTGGATGTCAGGCAAAATATATTTCTGAACCAGATGTTTATATTGGGTTGAGTGAGGAAGTTGAAAAGGCACTTGATAAGGCAGTAAATATTATCCTTAGAGAATTGAGGGGTGATTAA
- a CDS encoding DEAD/DEAH box helicase, protein MYIEHPLIKPRTLEARLYQQIIAANALKKKTLCVLPTGLGKTAIAILVIVGILTKKDGKVLILAPSRPLVEQHCRRLKEILNIEEDKIIALTGKIPPKKRVELYKKGKIFVATPQVIENDIIAKRINIEDFVLLIADEAHHTVGDHSYAFVSKAFKDKCHILGLTASPGADIDRLMEICENLGIEHVEVRTEDDEDVKPYIAKVKLIPIRLDLPDEFKKALKLINEALKDRLKFLKDFGVIDSINITKTELIELNSKLFAYDEEVKYELIRVCSEALKLMHAKDLLESQGKSVFLNYINKLSSQRTKSAKSIVNDERIRKAVNILLKTDVEHPKLNKVVEMVKSILKKNEDERIIIFTQYRDTVEKLVNILHQNGIKAIKFIGQASKEGKGMTQKQQIEAIEKFKKEGNVLVSTSVSEEGIDIPAVNYVIFYEPVPSEIRLIQRRGRAMRGEGGKAYILIAKGTSDEAYYRSALYKEKEMKRLLKNICYLLNKRLQKKLEMENKRIEEPKKETIIEKDITTIDTKKVVEIESKEENKEKEKKTLTILDFIKQFEEKSKSKVEETDEDKIEKPIKIIVDVREKNIAKLLHKYADVELKTLEVGDYVLSDRVVVERKTSEDFVNSIIDKRLFSQLKNLKKVEKPLLIIEGENFSRIHENALKGAILSVIFDFGIPILFTKNVDETVDLLIKIAEKEQLKEKRPITIRYGKTTMSLKEQQRFIVESLPDVGGALADRLLKHFKTVERVFTAKEDELMKVEGVGEERAKKIRKVLTAKYE, encoded by the coding sequence ATGTACATAGAGCATCCTTTAATAAAACCAAGAACATTAGAGGCAAGGTTGTATCAACAGATTATAGCGGCAAATGCTTTAAAGAAAAAGACATTGTGCGTTTTACCGACTGGTTTAGGAAAAACTGCAATTGCTATATTGGTTATAGTGGGTATTTTAACAAAAAAAGATGGTAAAGTTTTAATTTTAGCCCCTTCGAGACCATTAGTAGAGCAACATTGTAGAAGATTAAAAGAAATTTTAAATATTGAAGAAGATAAAATAATTGCATTAACTGGAAAAATTCCTCCAAAAAAAAGAGTTGAACTATATAAAAAAGGTAAAATATTTGTTGCCACTCCTCAAGTTATTGAGAATGACATTATTGCTAAAAGAATTAATATTGAGGACTTTGTATTGTTAATTGCGGATGAGGCACATCACACAGTTGGAGACCATTCATATGCATTTGTATCTAAGGCATTTAAAGATAAATGTCATATTTTAGGATTAACTGCCTCTCCCGGGGCTGATATTGATAGATTAATGGAAATCTGTGAAAACTTAGGAATAGAGCATGTTGAAGTTAGAACTGAGGATGATGAAGATGTAAAGCCATACATTGCCAAAGTTAAATTAATTCCAATAAGATTAGATTTACCAGATGAATTTAAAAAAGCGTTAAAATTAATAAATGAAGCATTAAAAGATAGATTAAAATTTTTAAAAGATTTTGGAGTTATTGACTCTATCAATATAACAAAAACTGAACTCATTGAACTAAATTCTAAGTTATTCGCCTACGATGAAGAAGTTAAGTATGAACTTATAAGGGTGTGCTCAGAGGCTTTAAAGTTAATGCACGCCAAGGATTTATTAGAGAGTCAAGGAAAAAGTGTATTTTTAAACTATATAAATAAATTGTCTTCACAAAGAACTAAATCTGCTAAATCAATAGTAAATGACGAAAGAATTAGAAAGGCAGTAAATATATTATTAAAGACAGATGTAGAACATCCAAAACTGAATAAAGTTGTTGAAATGGTTAAAAGTATTTTGAAAAAAAATGAAGATGAAAGAATTATAATATTCACGCAGTATAGAGACACTGTTGAGAAATTAGTTAATATCTTACACCAAAATGGAATTAAGGCGATAAAGTTTATTGGTCAAGCAAGTAAAGAAGGAAAAGGAATGACTCAAAAACAGCAAATAGAAGCAATAGAGAAGTTTAAAAAAGAAGGAAATGTTTTAGTTTCTACAAGCGTATCTGAGGAAGGGATAGATATTCCAGCGGTAAATTATGTTATCTTTTACGAGCCTGTGCCATCAGAAATTAGGTTAATCCAGAGAAGAGGTAGAGCGATGAGAGGAGAAGGTGGAAAAGCATATATATTAATAGCTAAAGGGACATCTGATGAAGCATATTATAGAAGTGCTTTGTATAAAGAAAAAGAGATGAAAAGACTCTTAAAAAATATATGTTATTTGTTGAACAAAAGATTACAGAAAAAATTAGAGATGGAGAATAAAAGAATAGAAGAGCCTAAAAAAGAAACTATAATAGAAAAAGATATAACAACAATAGATACTAAAAAAGTAGTAGAGATAGAAAGTAAAGAAGAGAACAAAGAGAAAGAAAAAAAGACTTTAACAATATTGGACTTTATTAAGCAGTTTGAAGAAAAATCTAAAAGTAAGGTTGAAGAAACTGACGAAGACAAAATTGAAAAACCCATTAAGATTATTGTGGATGTCAGAGAAAAAAATATTGCCAAGTTATTACATAAATATGCTGATGTTGAACTAAAAACTTTAGAAGTTGGAGATTATGTTTTAAGTGATAGAGTTGTTGTTGAGAGGAAAACTTCTGAGGATTTTGTAAATTCAATAATTGATAAGAGGTTATTTTCACAGTTAAAAAATCTTAAAAAAGTTGAAAAACCGTTACTTATTATAGAAGGAGAAAACTTTAGCAGAATACATGAAAATGCCTTAAAAGGGGCGATTTTATCAGTTATTTTTGACTTTGGAATACCAATATTATTTACAAAAAATGTTGATGAAACCGTTGATTTATTAATAAAAATTGCTGAAAAAGAGCAATTGAAAGAAAAAAGACCGATTACAATAAGATATGGAAAAACTACAATGAGTTTAAAAGAACAACAAAGGTTTATTGTTGAAAGTTTGCCTGATGTTGGTGGTGCATTAGCTGATAGATTATTAAAACATTTTAAAACTGTTGAAAGAGTATTTACAGCAAAAGAAGATGAATTAATGAAAGTTGAAGGAGTAGGAGAAGAGAGGGCTAAGAAAATTAGGAAAGTTTTAACAGCAAAATATGAGTAA
- the frhG gene encoding coenzyme F420 hydrogenase subunit gamma — translation MVKVAHVQLCSCCGCLVSLADTYEKLLDVLNSIELVYCQTLADVREIPECDIALVEGSVCLDDHHSLEIAKEVREKAKIVVALGACAATGGVTRYSKGNQLSKPVHSSFSPLTEVIKVDLAIPGCPPSPEAIVSVINAALNGDMEYLAPYAELAEKGSEACGCDLLTKVVNKSLCMGCGTCASACPTRAIEMIDGRPNVTQYLCIKCGVCSVQCPRIRFPELIEKIE, via the coding sequence GTGGTTAAAGTCGCTCATGTTCAACTGTGTAGTTGTTGTGGATGCTTAGTTTCTTTGGCAGACACTTATGAGAAGTTATTAGATGTTTTAAATTCAATTGAGTTAGTTTATTGTCAAACATTGGCAGATGTTAGAGAGATTCCAGAATGTGATATTGCATTAGTTGAAGGTTCTGTGTGTTTAGATGACCACCATAGTTTAGAGATTGCTAAAGAGGTAAGAGAAAAAGCAAAGATTGTTGTTGCCTTAGGAGCTTGTGCTGCTACAGGCGGAGTTACAAGATACAGTAAAGGAAATCAGTTATCTAAACCAGTTCACAGCTCATTCTCTCCATTAACTGAAGTTATTAAAGTAGATTTAGCTATTCCAGGATGTCCTCCATCACCAGAGGCTATTGTTTCAGTAATAAATGCGGCATTAAATGGAGATATGGAATATTTAGCCCCATATGCTGAATTAGCAGAAAAAGGAAGTGAAGCATGTGGATGTGATTTACTAACTAAGGTGGTTAATAAATCTCTCTGTATGGGTTGTGGAACTTGTGCCTCAGCATGTCCAACAAGAGCAATAGAAATGATTGATGGAAGACCAAATGTTACTCAGTATTTGTGTATTAAATGTGGAGTTTGTTCAGTACAGTGTCCAAGAATTAGATTTCCAGAGTTAATTGAAAAAATAGAGTAA
- the frhB gene encoding coenzyme F420 hydrogenase subunit beta yields the protein MDPFGTYKKVVSARSTLKEVLKTCQDGGIVSTAFIYGLENNLLDGVIVADNAGEFKAIPKVATTPEEVLEAAGTKYTVCPNVSVLKSAVREYGCEKIGVVGTPCQVRAVRKLMKYPVGFRHIPDKISLIIGIFCMENFPYNGLKLIVEEHCGVKMEDVVKLDIGKGKFWVYTKWGETKAIKLKETHPYEQVACHVCTDYTAELADISTGSVGSPDGWSTVFIRTAKGEEIFNKMVEDGYLEVKPIEEVKPGLDLVKKLALTKKEKNLKEIEHRKELGLPVPY from the coding sequence ATGGATCCTTTTGGAACTTATAAGAAAGTAGTTTCAGCAAGAAGTACATTAAAAGAAGTTTTAAAGACATGTCAAGATGGGGGTATAGTTTCAACAGCTTTTATTTATGGTTTAGAGAATAATTTATTAGATGGAGTTATTGTAGCAGATAATGCTGGAGAATTTAAAGCAATCCCTAAAGTGGCTACAACGCCAGAGGAAGTTTTAGAGGCGGCAGGAACAAAATATACTGTCTGCCCTAATGTATCAGTATTAAAGAGTGCTGTTAGAGAATATGGTTGTGAAAAAATTGGAGTTGTAGGAACTCCATGCCAAGTTAGGGCTGTAAGGAAGTTAATGAAATATCCTGTAGGTTTTAGACACATTCCTGATAAAATATCATTAATTATAGGAATTTTCTGTATGGAAAACTTCCCATACAATGGATTAAAGTTAATTGTAGAAGAACACTGTGGAGTTAAGATGGAAGATGTTGTTAAATTAGATATTGGTAAAGGTAAGTTTTGGGTCTATACAAAATGGGGAGAAACAAAAGCAATTAAATTAAAAGAAACCCATCCTTATGAGCAAGTGGCTTGTCACGTATGCACTGACTACACTGCAGAGTTAGCAGATATTTCAACAGGTTCCGTTGGAAGCCCAGATGGGTGGAGCACTGTCTTCATAAGAACTGCAAAAGGGGAAGAGATATTTAACAAAATGGTTGAAGATGGATACTTAGAAGTTAAACCAATAGAAGAGGTTAAACCTGGTTTAGATTTAGTTAAAAAATTAGCTCTAACTAAAAAAGAGAAAAATCTAAAAGAGATTGAACATAGAAAAGAACTTGGTTTGCCTGTTCCTTATTAA
- the rgy gene encoding reverse gyrase, translated as MIPMIFKEMCPNCNGEIYSERFEVGVCEKCLKDEYVKDNLELCKKLREEKTLKNLRDYCRILNEFKEFEEFVKSLGYELLSIQRMWAKRVLKNKSFSIVAPTGVGKSFFGVLMSLFLAKKEKKCYIILPTTLLVKQTYERIISLIDKNNLKINVVAYHSELSTKEKKEVKEKIDNNDFDILITTSNYLAKNPPNTKFDFIFVDDVDALLKASKNVDRTLKLLGFDDEIINEAYKIIYLIKIGKIEDALKKREILKKKLSKIKYGCLIIASATGKSYGDRVKLYRELLNFEVGYGMNKLRDVEDIYDEELSLNKVLEYIKIFGSGGLVFVSIDYGVEKAKEIEEFLIKNGIKAKLIHSKDKKGFDDFREGKLDVLIGVASYYGVLVRGLDMPERVRYAIFYGVPKFKIKLKEYIEKLKEKGELKEDIDIEGKTLEEIKEIVSEKLKIKNFSIRVEDNEYLLLIPDVKTYIQASGRTSRMTEFGLTKGASIVLVDEKEIFEYLKKYILFMYESEFKKIDETNLEELIKKIDEDREKIKKGRITGKIPDLLKSVLMVVESPNKARTIASFFGKPSVRKINNRNVYEVCIGDINLIITASGGHVFDLVTKEGFYGVKIEDNLYIPIYTSIKKVNGEQFTDQKNIEELLKQLSKSGEKVNFMDSKENIEIIREIADEVDAIFIATDIDTEGEKIGYDIALNSLPFNKNIYRVGFNEITKRAILKAVESFKRGEELKLDENKVKGQVVRRIEDRWIGFRLSQKLWEVFNNNYLSAGRVQTPVLGWIIERYNEHKIKVPYLSLKLENDIYIGKVWEKEFDKDEVEVDVKIYEKEIHPLPPFTTDTLLEESTKRFNLSADEVMAIAQELFELGLCLTPDTYVVLGDGRIETIEDIVNTQEGNILSLDLDDLSIKKDIATKFWKLRYTGNLRKIVLSNNYEIKATPDHHLLVLRDNQLRWISAKDIKENDYIAMPFNYKVDRKPISLLNLLKYLDITDVLIEFDENSRIFEKIEEFIRKNIKTSTKYKYLRNKRVPLKYLIEWNFNLDEVEKEAKYIYKSVAGTKKIPLFKLDERFWYFVGLVLGDGSIQNSKIKIAQTPLKDVKTILDETFPFLHNWISGNQVNISNPIIAEILRKLGTREGKLNGIIFSLPENYVNALIAGYFDTDGCFSLLYDKNVKKHNLRMFLTSKRREVLEKIGIYLNSIGILNRLHKDKNGIYSLIISNKSLETFKEKIAKYLRIRKEAFERGYKTYREEHGEGFGCDLLPVKEIFEKLTFKKGRKYILKDSKIYIENWYKEKTNNIPRKKLKTVLKYVNNSEYKEFLEKIVNGDISFVRVKNVEDIFYDGYVYDLTIKNNQNFISNGVISHNCTYHRTSSTRVSLDGMRVAKEYLKLNNLEDYLKNREYFMEGAHECIRPTKPMDTEELIEFLKENNIKLTKNHIKVYDLIFRRFIASQMKEAIVEYEEIYIKDLDEKIEGYIDIKFDGWSRIYNLKLKKLPRIEKNSLKVLEKSIKKVPKVPLYDEGEVIKLMKERGIGRPSTYAQIIKKLLDRRYVIKSKGKNKLIPTKLGIEVYNYLINNYPHLISEERTRELEEIMDKIENGEVDYLEVLKSLYEEILSIK; from the coding sequence ATGATACCTATGATATTTAAAGAAATGTGCCCTAACTGTAATGGAGAGATTTATAGCGAAAGATTTGAAGTAGGAGTATGTGAAAAATGCTTAAAGGATGAATATGTTAAAGATAACTTAGAATTATGTAAAAAACTTAGAGAAGAAAAAACTTTAAAAAATTTAAGAGATTATTGCAGAATATTAAATGAGTTTAAAGAATTTGAGGAATTTGTAAAAAGTTTAGGCTATGAGTTGTTGAGTATTCAAAGAATGTGGGCTAAGAGAGTTTTAAAAAATAAAAGTTTTTCAATTGTTGCCCCAACTGGTGTGGGGAAGAGTTTCTTTGGAGTATTGATGAGTTTATTCTTAGCAAAAAAAGAAAAAAAATGTTATATAATCTTACCTACAACTTTATTGGTAAAACAAACCTATGAAAGAATTATCTCTTTGATAGATAAAAATAATTTAAAAATAAATGTTGTTGCCTATCATTCAGAATTATCTACAAAAGAAAAGAAGGAAGTTAAAGAGAAAATAGATAACAATGATTTTGATATATTGATAACAACTTCAAACTATTTGGCAAAAAATCCTCCAAACACAAAATTTGACTTTATATTTGTGGATGATGTTGATGCATTATTAAAGGCATCTAAAAATGTTGATAGAACTTTAAAATTGTTGGGATTTGACGATGAAATAATTAATGAAGCATATAAAATAATATACCTAATAAAAATTGGAAAGATAGAAGATGCATTAAAAAAGAGAGAAATTTTAAAGAAGAAATTGTCAAAAATAAAATATGGATGTTTAATAATTGCCTCAGCCACTGGAAAGAGTTATGGAGATAGAGTAAAACTTTATAGGGAATTGTTGAATTTTGAAGTTGGCTATGGAATGAACAAACTTAGAGATGTTGAAGATATATATGATGAAGAACTCAGTTTAAATAAAGTATTGGAATACATAAAAATATTTGGTAGTGGAGGACTTGTATTTGTCTCAATAGATTATGGAGTTGAAAAAGCAAAAGAGATTGAAGAATTTTTAATTAAAAATGGTATAAAGGCAAAGTTAATACATTCAAAAGATAAAAAAGGATTTGATGACTTTAGAGAAGGAAAATTAGATGTTTTAATTGGTGTAGCCTCTTACTACGGAGTTTTAGTTAGAGGTTTAGATATGCCCGAAAGGGTTAGGTATGCCATATTCTATGGAGTTCCTAAGTTTAAAATCAAGTTAAAAGAATATATTGAGAAATTAAAAGAAAAAGGTGAATTAAAAGAAGATATAGATATTGAAGGGAAAACCTTAGAGGAGATTAAAGAAATAGTTTCTGAAAAATTGAAGATAAAGAATTTCTCTATAAGAGTAGAGGATAATGAGTATCTATTGTTAATTCCAGATGTAAAAACATATATTCAAGCATCTGGAAGAACATCAAGAATGACAGAATTTGGTTTAACCAAAGGAGCAAGTATAGTGTTGGTTGATGAAAAAGAGATTTTTGAGTATCTCAAAAAATACATACTGTTTATGTATGAAAGTGAATTTAAAAAGATAGATGAAACTAACTTAGAGGAGTTAATTAAAAAAATTGACGAAGATAGAGAAAAAATTAAAAAAGGAAGAATTACTGGAAAAATTCCTGATTTACTAAAATCTGTTTTAATGGTTGTAGAAAGTCCAAACAAGGCAAGAACTATTGCAAGTTTCTTTGGAAAACCTTCAGTTAGGAAGATAAACAATAGGAATGTTTATGAAGTTTGTATAGGAGACATAAATTTAATTATAACTGCAAGTGGAGGACATGTATTTGATTTAGTTACAAAAGAAGGATTTTATGGAGTAAAGATAGAAGATAATCTTTACATTCCAATATATACATCAATTAAGAAAGTTAATGGGGAACAATTTACAGACCAGAAGAATATAGAGGAGTTGTTAAAACAACTATCAAAAAGTGGAGAAAAAGTCAATTTTATGGATTCTAAGGAAAATATAGAGATTATTAGAGAAATAGCCGATGAAGTAGATGCTATATTTATAGCAACAGATATTGATACTGAGGGAGAAAAGATAGGCTATGATATAGCACTTAACAGTCTTCCATTTAACAAAAACATATATAGAGTTGGCTTTAACGAAATTACAAAGAGGGCTATTTTAAAGGCTGTTGAATCATTTAAAAGAGGAGAGGAGTTAAAGTTAGATGAAAATAAAGTTAAGGGGCAAGTTGTTAGAAGAATAGAAGATAGGTGGATTGGATTTAGGTTAAGTCAAAAGTTGTGGGAGGTATTTAATAACAACTATCTATCTGCTGGTAGAGTTCAAACTCCTGTCTTAGGATGGATTATAGAGAGATACAACGAACATAAAATAAAAGTTCCTTACTTATCATTAAAATTGGAAAATGACATTTACATAGGAAAGGTTTGGGAAAAAGAATTTGATAAGGATGAGGTAGAAGTTGATGTCAAAATATATGAGAAAGAAATTCATCCTTTGCCTCCATTTACGACAGATACTTTATTGGAAGAATCTACAAAGAGATTTAATTTAAGTGCAGATGAAGTAATGGCTATTGCTCAAGAACTGTTTGAATTGGGATTGTGTTTAACACCAGACACTTATGTTGTATTGGGAGATGGTAGAATTGAAACAATTGAAGATATTGTTAATACTCAAGAAGGAAATATTTTATCGTTAGATTTAGATGATTTATCAATAAAGAAAGACATTGCCACAAAATTCTGGAAATTGAGATACACTGGAAATCTAAGAAAAATTGTATTATCAAATAATTATGAGATAAAAGCAACTCCCGACCACCACTTATTGGTTTTAAGAGATAATCAATTGAGATGGATATCTGCAAAAGATATTAAAGAAAATGATTACATTGCAATGCCTTTTAACTACAAAGTTGATAGAAAACCAATATCATTATTGAATCTTTTGAAATATTTAGACATTACTGATGTTTTAATAGAGTTTGACGAGAATTCAAGAATATTTGAAAAAATAGAAGAATTTATTAGGAAAAATATCAAAACTAGTACAAAATATAAATATCTTAGAAATAAAAGAGTTCCATTAAAGTATTTGATAGAATGGAACTTTAATTTAGATGAGGTTGAAAAGGAAGCAAAATATATATACAAAAGTGTTGCAGGCACTAAAAAAATTCCATTATTTAAATTAGATGAAAGGTTTTGGTATTTTGTAGGATTAGTTTTAGGTGATGGGTCCATTCAAAATAGCAAAATTAAGATTGCACAAACTCCACTAAAAGATGTTAAAACTATATTGGATGAAACATTTCCATTCTTACATAATTGGATTTCTGGAAATCAAGTAAATATTTCAAATCCAATCATTGCAGAAATTTTAAGAAAATTAGGAACAAGAGAAGGAAAATTAAATGGAATAATATTCTCTCTTCCAGAAAACTATGTTAATGCACTAATTGCTGGTTATTTTGATACTGATGGATGTTTCTCATTACTGTATGACAAAAATGTTAAAAAACATAATTTAAGAATGTTTTTAACCTCAAAAAGAAGAGAAGTTTTAGAAAAGATAGGAATTTACTTAAACTCAATTGGAATCTTAAACAGATTGCATAAAGATAAAAATGGAATTTACTCCTTAATAATAAGCAATAAATCATTAGAAACCTTTAAGGAGAAAATTGCCAAATATCTAAGAATTAGAAAAGAAGCATTTGAGAGAGGTTATAAAACATATAGGGAAGAACATGGGGAAGGATTTGGATGTGATTTATTACCAGTAAAAGAAATATTTGAAAAATTAACATTCAAAAAAGGAAGAAAGTATATACTAAAAGATAGTAAGATATACATTGAAAATTGGTATAAAGAAAAGACAAACAATATTCCAAGAAAAAAATTAAAGACAGTTTTAAAATATGTAAATAACTCAGAATATAAAGAGTTTTTAGAAAAAATTGTTAATGGGGACATATCATTTGTTAGGGTTAAAAATGTAGAAGATATTTTCTATGATGGATATGTTTATGACCTAACCATTAAAAATAACCAAAACTTTATATCAAATGGGGTTATTTCACATAACTGCACATATCACAGAACCTCTTCAACGAGAGTTTCGTTAGATGGAATGAGAGTTGCAAAGGAATATTTAAAACTAAATAATTTAGAGGATTATTTAAAAAATAGAGAGTATTTTATGGAAGGGGCTCATGAATGTATAAGACCTACAAAGCCTATGGACACAGAAGAACTTATTGAGTTTTTAAAAGAGAATAATATAAAATTAACAAAAAACCACATAAAGGTTTATGATTTAATATTTAGAAGATTTATTGCCTCTCAAATGAAAGAGGCGATTGTTGAATATGAAGAGATATATATAAAAGATTTAGATGAAAAAATTGAAGGATACATAGATATAAAGTTTGATGGATGGAGTAGAATTTATAATTTAAAGTTAAAAAAGCTTCCAAGAATAGAGAAAAATTCCTTAAAAGTGTTGGAAAAGAGTATTAAAAAAGTTCCAAAAGTTCCATTGTATGATGAAGGAGAAGTTATTAAACTAATGAAAGAGAGGGGTATTGGAAGACCTTCAACCTACGCCCAAATTATTAAAAAGTTATTAGATAGAAGATATGTAATTAAAAGTAAAGGTAAAAATAAATTAATTCCTACAAAATTAGGAATTGAAGTTTATAATTATCTAATAAATAATTATCCTCATCTAATATCAGAGGAGAGAACAAGAGAGTTAGAGGAAATTATGGATAAAATTGAAAATGGCGAAGTAGATTATTTGGAAGTTTTAAAATCTCTATATGAAGAAATTTTGAGTATAAAATAA
- the taw3 gene encoding tRNA(Phe) 7-((3-amino-3-carboxypropyl)-4-demethylwyosine(37)-N(4))-methyltransferase Taw3, with the protein MGFEDDKKRTLINLELAIRENLVDKDIIPILEKINSLENYYTTSSCIGRVGIMEIPKDKNPKLYSKWLGKWHHYATYEEMFNALKNISNGKNYIIFVMNSPILHIASKDIDSAKKMLELAIHSGLKSSSIKSISKKRIIVEILTTYKVDTPIGEDGKIFVDNNYLKFLLDYSNSKLKRAREIFMRWVNNLDKLK; encoded by the coding sequence ATGGGATTTGAAGATGACAAAAAAAGAACATTGATAAATTTAGAATTAGCAATTAGAGAGAACTTAGTAGATAAAGATATAATTCCAATACTTGAAAAAATAAATAGTTTGGAAAATTATTACACTACGAGTTCTTGCATAGGTAGAGTAGGAATAATGGAAATACCAAAAGATAAAAATCCAAAATTATATTCAAAGTGGTTGGGTAAATGGCACCACTATGCTACATACGAAGAGATGTTTAACGCTCTAAAAAATATTTCCAATGGGAAAAATTATATTATCTTTGTTATGAACTCTCCTATATTACATATAGCATCAAAAGATATTGACTCTGCAAAAAAAATGCTTGAATTAGCAATACATTCTGGTTTAAAAAGTTCTTCAATAAAATCTATATCTAAGAAAAGGATAATCGTTGAAATTTTAACTACCTATAAAGTAGATACTCCAATAGGAGAAGATGGAAAGATATTTGTAGATAACAACTACTTAAAGTTTTTATTAGATTATAGTAATTCCAAACTCAAAAGAGCAAGAGAAATTTTTATGAGATGGGTAAATAATTTAGATAAACTAAAATAA